The Corynebacterium felinum DNA segment CCGCAACTCAAGAATTAGCCCAAATGCTTGAAGGCACCGCAGTGATCGAAGAGCAGGTGTTAAAACCGGATGAAGAGATAGTCTTCGAAGGTGAAGATGAAGAAGCCACCATTGACTGGAAAGTCTCCATCCCAGCGTTTAGCATCGTGGCCGCCGTCGTCGCCTGGGGTTTACTTGGGGCGGATAGTTTTTCCAGCTTCGCTAAAACGGCCTTAACCACAGTGATTGAAGATTTTGGCTGGGCTTTTATCCTCGGCACCACTGTGTTTTTAGTGTTCGCCATTGTGGTGGCGTTTAGTAAGTTTGGCCACATCAAACTGGGGCGAAACGATGAAGCGCCTGAGTTTTCCACTGTCAGCTGGATTGCGATGATGTTCGCCGCCGGCATGGGCATTGGTTTGATGTTCTACGGCGTATCCGAGCCGTTGAGCCACTATCGCAGCGGCGTGCCAGGCTATGAGGCGCAGAACGTGGGTAAAGCGATGTCGTCGACATTGCTGCACTGGACGCTGCACCCGTGGGCAATTTATGGAATTTTTGGTCTCGCGATCGCCTACTCGACCTTCCGTTTGGGGCGTCGACAGCTGCTCAGCGCCGCATTCACCCCACTGTTTGGTGAGTATGGTGCCAAGGGGTGGCCGGGGCGCATCATTGATATTTTGGCCATTATTGCCACGATTTTCGGTACCGCCTGCTCGTTGGGCGTAGGTGCGACGCAAATTAGTGCAGGTTTGAAAGCCGCAGGGATTATTGAGTCGCCTCAAATGTCGACCATTATCGTGATCGTCTCCATTTTGACTCTCGCGTTTTTGATCTCCGCAATGTCGGGTGTGGGCAAGGGAATTCAGTACGTATCTAACGCCAATATGATTTTGGCTGCGTTTATTGCCCTCTTCGTGTTCGTTTTGGGCCCGACCGTCACCATTTTGAATTTCCTGCCTGGTTCACTGGGCGCCTATTTGTCGAATTTCTTTGAAATGATTGGGCGCACCGCCGAGTCGGCGGATGGTTCTGCCGGTGAATGGTTGGGCGGTTGGACAATCTTCTATTGGGCTTGGTGGATTTCCTGGTCACCTTTCGTGGGTATGTTCCTCGCGCGTATTTCTCGCGGTCGCACGATTCGGGAATTCCTCATTGGCGTGATGTTGGTTCCATCGGCAGTCTCCGTGGTGTGGTTTGCCATCTTCGGCGGAACCGCAATCCACTTAGAGCAAGCCGGACAGTCGATTTTCGGTGAGGGTAAGCCAGAAAACCAGCTCTTTGATCTGCTTCACACCCTGCCCGGTGGGCAAATCGTGGGTATCGTTGCGGTGCTGCTGTTGGCCACGTTCTTTATTACATCCGCTGATTCCGCTGCCACAGTGATGGGCTCGATGAGCCAGAACGGTCAGACTGACGCGAACAAATACGTCTCCGCCGCCTGGGGTATGTTGGTGGCGTTGATCGGCATGACCATGCTGATCACTGGTGGGGATGATGTCCTGTCGAACCTGCAAAACATCACAATTATCGCCGCATCGCCATTCCTGATCGTGATTTTTATGCTGATGTTCGCCCTCATCAAGGATTTACGCAACGATGAAATCTACCTTGACTACCGCGAGCAGCAGCGATTTGCCACCAGGCTTGCCCGTGAACGACGCCTGCACCTCGAACATGTGAAAAAGGAGCGGACGAAAACGAAAAAGCGGCTGGGTAAAAAGAAAGACCGCGTGAAGTAAACCGCACAATCGCCACAAGCATGTAACGGCGTCGATAAGCATCTGCACAGGGTGCGAATCGACGCCTTCGTGCTGTGTCACGGTAACGTACAAAGGGATAAGCGAGCATAAAAATTTTTTTAAGGAGCTTGAAAGCTTGTGAATGTTGATTTCTTAGCACTGCCGGAACTTCCCCCACTCCCGACCGGCATCGTGCTAGCGGCCACCCCGCTGGGCAACATTGCGGACGCAACGCCGCGACTCATGCAGGCGCTGGCAGAAGCCGACTACATTGCCGCGGAAGACACCCGCCGCACCCGCAACCTCGCCCAAGCGCTGGGGGTAGAGATTCGCGGCACCATTATCTCCAACTTTGATCACAACGAAGCATCGCGCGTGGCTCAACTGATCGAACTAGCGCGCAACGCAACAGTCGTGGTTGTCACCGACGCGGGAATGCCGCTGGTGTCCGACCCCGGTTTCCCGCTGGTCGAAGCCGCACACGATGCAGGCGTGAACATTACCTGCTTCCCAGGGCCGTCCGCAGTGCCAGTAGCGTTAGCGCTGTCCGGGCTTGCGGTGGGCAAATTCGCCTTCGATGGTTTCGCACCCCGTAAAAAAGGGGCGCGAATCGCGTGGCTCGAAACTTTGCGCACCGAAGCACGCAGCGTGTGCTTTTTCGAATCCCCACACCGCATCGCAGACACGCTTGCCGACGCCGTAGAGGTGCTCGGCCCTGATCGTCGCGCCGCCGTGGCTAGGGAGCTGACTAAAACCTATGAAGAGATCAAGCGGGGTACTTTAGCTGAGCTTGCCGACTGGGCCGCAGGTGGCCTTAAGGGTGAGATTAGCTGCGTGATTGAGGGCGTGGTGCGCAAAGAAGTGACGGATGTAACTGAGTTGATTGCCGAGGCTGTGCAGCGCGTGGAGGCGGGCGAGCGCCTGAAAGCTGTGTGTGCACAGTTGGCGGATGAGCACAAGGTGAGCAAAAAGGAACTCTATGATGGGGCCTTAGCTGCACGTGATAGGGTATGAACTTATGAATAATGTGCTCGTTTCTGTTGCTTGGCCTTATGCCAACGGGCCGCGTCACATCGGACATGTGGCCGGTTTTGGTGTCCCCTCAGATGTTTTCGCCCGCTACCAGCGAATGTCGGGTGCGAATGTGTTGATGATTTCGGGCACCGACGAGCACGGAACTCCGCTTCTGGTGCAGGCTGATAAAGAGGGTATTTCGGTTAAGGAATTGGCTGATCGTTATAACCGCCAGATTGTGGAAGATCTGGCCGGTTTGGGTCTGAGCTATGACTTGTTTACCCGCACTACTACGCGGAATCACTACGCTGTTGTTCAGGAACTTTTTAAGGGTTTGTATGAAAACGGCTACATGATTAAGGAAACCACCTTTGGTGCGGTGTCTCCTTCGACTGGTCGCACGTTGCCAGACCGCTATATTGAGGGTACCTGCCCACTGTGTGGTGCTGATGGTGCCCGCGGCGACCAGTGCGATAACTGCGGTAACCAGCTTGATCCTGCGGATCTGATCAACCCAGTGTCGAAGATCAATGGTGAAACCCCGAAGTTCATTGAGACTGAACACTTCTTGTTGGATCTGTCTGCGCTTGCTGAAGCGTTGGGGGAGTGGCTGAAGCAGCGCGAAGATTGGCGCCCGAATGTGTTGAAGTTCTCCTTGAATTTGTTGGAGGATTTGCGCCCACGCGCCATGAGCCGTGATATCGACTGGGGTATCCCAATCCCGGTGGAGGGCTGGGAGGATAATCCTTCGAAGAAGCTGTATGTGTGGTTCGACGCGGTGATTGGATACCTGTCTGCCTCTATTGAATGGGCGTGGCGCACTGGGAGTCCTGATGCGTGGAAGCAGTGGTGGACTAACCCTGAGGCGAAGTCGTACTACTTCATGGGTAAAGATAACATCACGTTCCACTCCCAGATCTGGCCGGCGGAGCTTTTGGGCTACCAAGGTAAGGGCGCTAAGGGCGGGGATGTTCACGAATTTGGTGAACTCAACTTGCCTACTGAGGTTGTGTCCTCGGAATTTTTGACCATGTCGGGCTCGAAATTCTCCTCCTCTAAGGGCGTTGTGATCTACGTGAAGGATTTCCTGGCCGAGTTCGGCGCTGATCCGCTGCGCTATTTCATCGCAGTGGCAGGGCCGGAAAACAACGACACCGATTTCACCTGGGATGAATTTGTTCGCCGCGTGAATAACGAGCTGGCTAATGGCTGGGGCAACTTGGTCAACCGCACCGTGTCGATGGCGCACAAGAATTTTGGTGCCGTACCTACTCCTGGTCCACTGGAGCCTGCTGATGAAAAGATTCTGGCGCTGGCTGCCGAGGCTTTCGATATCGTTGGCGATGCATTGGCGCATTCGCGCTTCAAGCAGGGCATTACTCACGCCATGCATGTGGTGGGCGAAGCTAATGCTTATATTGCTGAGATGGAACCGTGGAAGCTGGCGAAGGACGAGTCCGCGACCACCCGCTTGGCCACTGTGCTGTGGACGGCCATGCAGGTTGTGTCCGACATCAATGTGTTGTTAACCCCATACCTGCCGCATATTGCCCAGTCGGTGCATGAAACCTTAGGGCGCGAAGGCATCTGGGCGGCCACCCCAACTGTGGTGGACGTCAGCGACGACATGCCGGTTGAACCAGTAGGCGTGGGTATTCCCGAGCCGGGAAGCAGCTACCCAATTATCACCGGTGATTACACTGCCCAGCAGGCAACATGGGCTCGTGTGGATGTGGTTCCAGGTACGCCTTTGAGCAAGCCGAAGCCACTGATTGCCAAACTTGACCCAGAGCTTGCCCAGACCGGCCCAGCCTGGGCACCTGTTACTAGCCAGTAGTACTTCGAATGCTAACGGCAGCACAGTAGAACACTAGATGTGCTGCCGTTTTTCTGTGCTTTGACCCAGTGCTATGGGTGGAAGAGGCGGGGTGGGGAGTAGGTTCACGGCACAGCCGTTACATGCTGATTGGCTCCTAATCCCATAATCCCTCCCCGCAGCCTTCCCCTAGTCTTCCCGCACATCCGATTCGCCAGCCTTATTGAAGCCCCAGCTGAGCCGAGTGCTCACAGAACTATCAGTTAGAGATAGAGCAAGTGCTAACAGTAAAACCGCAGGTCAATTTTTACCTTCTGTGCTGAAACTCTAAGAGTTAGGTTGAATCAACCCGCGCGTATAAATAGGCTTTTGATTCTGGCGCTGCGAGCACCTTCCTGTAGGAAAAAAATCGGTGTTTTCTTTAATAGTCCCCTACCGTGCGGGCGGAGAGTGCAGCGGGCATGAAAACACTAGCCCTGCTTACTCGACCTTGAGGCTTGTGAAGGGGGTATTGGGCACGCTTTCGTGCGAAAAGGTCGAGTGTTGTCTGCGGGGGCGATGGGCCGGTTTGTAGGAGTAGCTGCGAAACAGTCTCTGAACTGTACTTTTGGGCTTGGGTGCAGGTGCGAACCTGCTGTGGGTGCATGCTGTATCAAGGGGTGCTTTGGTGTGGTGTCTTCTCATCGATAGAGTGTGTGAGTATGTCGAAGAAAAAGCCTCGTCCCACGCCCGTTCCTGCGGCCTTTATTCCGAATCTGACAGATGCGCACACGCACCTTGCTAGTTGTGGTGCGCGCACGGCGGAGGAGGTTGCAGCACTGATGGATCGCGCCCGCACGGCTGGGGTTCGTCGCGTGTGTACGGTCGGCGATGGGTTGGCGGAGGCGCAGTTAGCGCTGGAAGCTGCGACTGGACATCAAGATGTGTTTGCGGCCTGTGCTATTCACCCCACTCGTGCGCATGAGCTTGATGAGGATGCGCGCGCGCACTTGCGGGCGATGGCCTGTGATCCGAACTGTGTTGCTATTGGTGAAACGGGGTTGGATACGTATTGGATTAAGCACGATCCTCACAACACTGCCGCGCTTGATGTGCAGGAGGAGGCGTTGCGGTGGCATATTGATCTTGCCTGCGAGTCGGGTAAGGCGTTGATGATTCACAACCGGGAAGCGGATGAGGATTTGCTGCGGGTGCTTGGTGATGCGCCGCGTCCTGTGGAGACGATTTTGCACTGTTTTTCCTCCCCATGGGCGGTGGCTGATGTTGCGCTTGAACGCGGCTATGTGTTGAGTTTTGCTGGCAATGTGACGTTTAAGCGTAATGATGAGCTGCGTGCTATTGCGAAAGCTGCCCCGATTGAGCAGATTGTGATTGAGACGGATGCACCGTATATGACGCCGGAGCCGTATCGGGGTGCGCGTAATGAGTCGGCGTTGATTGGTCACACGGCACAGGTGATTGCTGACGTTCGCGGGGTAAAAGTGGAGGATTTTGCTGAATGTGTCAGCCGTAATTTTGATCGCATCTATGGTCTTGCGTGAGTTAGTTCACTCAAAAATGCGGCAGGACGCGACACTGCTGTTAACGCGTGTGAAAATTGTGACTGATGAGGCGATGGGTTGGTGCTGAAAATAATCACAGCGTTACACGTTTACTCGACAACAAGCCTATTGTTACCGTATTGTTATATTTGTTGACATTTTTGCTGGGCTTTTTCTTCCTATTCTCACAGGCGAAACCAGTGACTTGTTCCAGATCCCGCGCGAGGCGGTGATATCCGGGGCACGGGCTGGTCATGACTGTTGGGGTAGGGATAAGGAGCGCTAGATCCGTGAAAGAAATTCTCGGCTAAACATTTTCGAAAGCTTCCACTGTCCACGTCGTGGCTTTCGCACTCGGTAGTGGCATGAAGTAGTGAGGTATTGCGAATGGGTATCCATCAGAAATCTCGAATTAACAGCGTGAATCCAGCGCGTTCAATTCCGGCGCGTCTCGCATTTGGTGGCGTGGTTGCCACGGTCGCTGTCGGCGGTGTCTGGGTTGTGCAAAACACCAAGGATGTCACTATTGATGTCAACGGTGAAACTCGCCAGATCACTACTTTGGCGGGTTCCGTTGATGCGGCGCTGAAGCAGGCGGGCATTAGCGTTTCTGCTGAGGATATTGTTGCCCCTGCGCCTAGCCAGAAAATCACCGATGATGAGTATATTTCGGTGCGCACGGCGAAGAATGTGGCCGTTGTGGTCGATGGCAAGAAGGAAACCATCAAGACGAATGCAACCACCGTGGGGGAATTGGTGGAGCAGATGGATGGTGTGGATTCCGCGGTGAAGGCGCTGAGCTTGAGCAAGCCGGCAACTGCGAAGCTTGCTGAAAATGGCGAAAGCATCCAAGTCACCACTCCGAAGATCATTTCGCTTGCCGACGCCGGAAAGGTCGCCCACTTTTCGATCGCCGCGAACACCGTGGCTGATGTTTTAAGCGCCCGCGGGCTGGAACTGGGGGAGCATGACCGCGTTTTCCCTGCTCTTGATGAGACTATTTCCCACAACACGAAGATCCAGGTGGATCGCGTGACGGTAGAAGAGATTGCCGCAGTGGAGGATTACCAGGCTGAGCCTATTATCTCCGAAGATCCACAGCTGCTTCAGGGGCTGGAAAAGGTTGAGGCTGAAGGCGTGGTTGGCCAGCGCAATGTCACCCGCAAGCTGGTGAAGGTGAATGGCCTTGAGGAATCGAATGAGATTATTCGCGAAGAGGTTATTACTCCTTCGGTTCCTGCCAAGATTTCCCGCGGTACGAAGGTGTCAACAGTACCTGCCGTTGCTGGTGGTTCTGTCTGGGATACTCTCGCGCAGTGTGAGGCTGGTGGCAACTGGTCGATTAACACCGGTAATGGTTTCTACGGTGGCTTGCAGTTTACGCCGTCGACCTGGCTTGGTTTCGGTGGTGGCGAGTTCGCCCCGATGGCGCATATGGCCACACGTGAAGAGCAGATCGCAGTAGCTCAGCGTGTGCAAAAAGTGCAGGGTTGGGGCGCGTGGCCTGCGTGTACTGCGAAGATGGGCTTGCGCTAAAAGTTCCTGTACTGCTTGGCTGAGAGTGTCAAGCGTTATGAAAAACCCACAGCACAAAGTCGGTGATGAGAAAAATCACGGGCTTTATGCTGTGGGTTTTGCTTATGGTGTGCTGCTGATGTGATTCATGGGGGTACACAAGGTTGGGTGGTGGCTGTCTTTCACAAGGGGGGAAGGCACTGTTAAGTGTGCTGGGTGATGGAATAACTGGAGGTTAATTCGGGCTTTGGATGTGTCCGAAATGTTTGCATCCACAGTGTTTGATGGTGCCGCCCTGAGTCTTGGGGGTGGGGGTAGGGGGTATTTGGTGTGGGCTTGGGGTATTTGGCAAACCTAGTGCTACCTGCAGTATCGTAAGTTTTTGGGATGCTGTGTTGTAACCCGCATTACTGAAGAGGACGTCTGTGACGTAGCTCCATTGTTATAAAGCAGAGTTGTTTAGTACACTCACATTCAGACATCAGACGTCCGACAACTCAACTCTTAGGAGGTTGGAACATGACGAATACCGCTGAAGGAATGAACCGCCGCGGCTTTTTGAAGATGGCCGGCGTGTTCGCTGCTGCTGCAGGTATTTCCGCCACTGTCAGCGCGTGTGGCTCCAAGGATGAGTCCGCACCAGCTGGGGGCACCGCCGCTAAGGATTCTGCTGGATCCGGCGCAACCGAGATCACCGCAGGTATCTCCTACGAACTCGGCACCAACGGCTACGATCCAATGACCACCACTTCGGCGCTGACTGTTGCCGCTAACTGGCACACCTTGGAAGGTCTCTACGAGATCAAGCCAACCCCAGACCGCACCGTTTACGCGGCACTGGCCGCAGGTGAGCCAACGGTCGATGGCACCAACGTCGAGGTCAAGCTGCGCGATGGTGCAGTCTTCCACAACGGTGAAAAGGTCACCGCTGAAGACGTAGTCTTCTCCTTCGAGCGCGTGCTCAACCCAGACAATAAGTCTTTGTACGCTTCCTTCATTCCTTTCATTGAAAAGGTTGAAGCCAAGGACGAGACCACTGTCGCATTCACTCTGAACCACCCATTCTCCCTGATCAAAGAACGCCTAGCAGTGGTCAAGATTGTTCCAAAGGCCGCTGTTGAAGCTGATGCTAAGGCCTTCGATGCGAACCCAGTGGGTACCGGCCCATGGAAGATGATCGACAACGGTGCAGCAACCTCGACGGTGATCTTTGATAAGTTCGCCGACTACAACGGCCCAGTCCCAGCCAAGGCTGAGAAGATGATCTGGAAGATCCTCCCAGATGCGGCAACCCGCACCAACGCCATCGAATCCAAGTCCGTTTTGGCCATCGACTCTGTTCCGTACCTGTCCATCGATCAGGTCAAGGGCTCAGCGAACGTCGAATCCGTTCAGGGCTTCGGTCTGCTGTTCGCCATGTTCAACAATGGTGAGAACTCCTCCATGAAGGAATTGAAGAACCGCCAGGGCATCTTGTACTCCATCGACATGGACAAGGTGATCAAGACAGGCATGTCGAACCAGGCATCGCCAGCAACCTGCTTCGTGCAAGAAAACCATGAAGCCTACAAGAAGGCTTCCACCGTTTACGCGCTCGATGCAGCTAAAGCAGCAGAATACTTCGCTGAGACCGGCCTGAAGGAAATCAAGATGCTGGTCACCGACCACGACTGGGTTCGTCCTTGCACCGCCATTATCAAGGAATCGGTGGAAGCTGCAGGCGTGAAGGTCAACTTCACCGAAATGAAGTCTTCTGACCTCTACACCCAGATCGCCGAGGACAACTCCTGGGATGTTGTGATCGCCCCTGGTGACCCATCCGTCTTCGGTGCCGACGCCGACCTTCTGCTGCGCTGGTGGTACGCAGGTGATACCTGGACCGATGGCCGTATGCACTGGAAGGGCACCGATTCCTACAACAAGGTTCAGGAGCTGCTGGGCAAGGCATCCGAGGCAGAAGGCAAGGATCAGGAAGCACTCTGGCACGAGATTTTCGATCTCATCTCCGATGAGGTGCCTTTGTACCCACTGTTCCACCGCAAGAGCCCATCTGCATGGAACGCCGATGCGCTTGACGGCTTCGAGCCGATCTCGCTGACCGGCCTGTCCTTTGTTGATGTTGGACTGAAGTAACACTCTTCCTTTAACCAGGAGAAAACAATAGATTTCCGCGGGGCGGGGCTTCTAGTTTCCTGCTAGTGGACCCAATCAGCTAAGACTTCACACCTCCTTTCCACACAGTGCGAAGTCCTAGCTGAACACCCCGCGGTTTTTCACTTTCATTTCCACACTTTCCACCCTTCCCTCCGCCTGGCACGCCTTCAATTCGCTTGTGCACACTAGGGGAGGGGAGGAGTGCGCACAATTTCATAAAACGTTTACCCCGCCGTCGAAAAGCGTATGACCTGCGACAGTGCGGCTAATAGATAGCACAAATACTTTTTTAAAAAACACCTCATTTAAGCTTCGTTTCTTGTGAAAGGAGCATCCCTGCTGTGTCAAATCTCATCCGACTCATCGGTCGAAGGCTAGTAGCACTACCCATCATGATCTTGGGCGTGACCTTCCTCGTCTTCTTCGTCATGTCTTTCTCCCCAGTCGACCCCGCTCGACTCGCACTCGGTGAAGCCGCCAGCGAAGACGCGCTCGAAGCCTACCGCGAAGAACACGGCCTTAATCTGCCCATGCTGATTCGCTACGGGCACTTCCTGCTCGGACTGTTACGCCTTGATCTCGGAACATCCAAAGGCAACACCTCAGTGACCGAACTCGTTGCCTACGCCTTCCCGATCACCCTGCAACTGACCTTCGTCGGTTTGATCATCGCAGTCTGCATCTCATTCGTCCTCGGCGTCATCGCAGCACTCTACCGCGACGGTTGGCCCGACCAGTTCATCCGCGTGCTATCGATTGCAGCGCTGGCAACTCCCTCCTTCTGGTTGGCTATCTTGCTCATCCAAGCATTCGGCACCGTGCCCTCTGGTACCGGCTGGTTCCCCGCACTGATTAACTCCTGGGTTCCCTTCACCCAAGACCCCGGCACCTACATCAACAACATGTTGCTGCCCTCCTTCGCCCTTGCCGTGCCCGTAGCCGGATCGCTGACCCGCGTTGTGCGCACCGCCATGGTTGAAGAGCTCGATAAAGATTACGTGCGCACCGCAATTGGCGCAGGTATCCCGAAGCACATCGTGATTGGGCGCAACGTGCTGCGCAACGCCCTGATCACCCCGATTACCGTGCTTGGTCTGCGCGTGGGCTACCTGATGGGTGGCGCAGTGATCATTGAGATCATCTTCAACATCCAAGCCATGGGCCAGCTCATTCTCGACGGCGTGACCCGCAACGATGTCTACCTCGTTCAAGGCGTCACCTTGACCGTCTCGATCGCCTTTATCCTCATCAACATCGTCGTTGACCTCCTCTACGTCTTGGTCAACCCGCGCATTAGGAGCGTCTAATGATTCGCAAGAAGATGACTGAAAAGCTCAGCGTTCCCGGACTCCGGTTGAACAAATCCCGACTGCCCATCGGCTCCCGCATCGCCATTGGCGTGCTGCTACTTGTCATACTCATGGCAGTCTTCGCCCCACTGATTGCGAAATTCGACCCCCTAGCCACCTCGCTGCCCTTCGAGTCCGACATTGTCGGCGCAGAGCGTGCCGACGCCGCCACCAGGCCCGTTGTTGAACCCGACTCCGTTTTCTGGTTCGGCACAGACGCCACCGGCCGTGACATCTTCGCCCGCGTCGCCTACGGCGCCCGCTACTCACTGGCCATCGGCCTGCTGTCGACCGCCATGGCACTGGTGATCGCCGCAGTGCTCGGTTCGATCGCTGCTACCGCAGGCAAGGTTGTTTCCGAAGTCCTCATGCGCGTGCTCGACATCATCATGTCCTTCCCCGGCATCGCACTCGTTGCCGTGTTCGTTGCCGCTTTGGGCAAGTCTATCGGCGTGATCGTCTTCGCCATCGGATTCCTCTATATCCCACAGCTTTCGCGCATCGTGCGCGCCAACGTGCTCTCCCAATTCGGTGAAGACTACGTCTCAGCCACCAAGGTCATGGGCGCTCGAACCTGGTGGATCCTGTTCAAGCACGTTGCCCGCAACTGCATTGCCCCCATCATGGTTTTTGCCACAGTGCTGGTTGCAGACGCCATCGTGCTGGAAGCCTCCCTGTCGTTTATTCAGGCTGGTGTGCAGCCACCGAATCCCTCCTGGGGTAATATCCTCGCTGACGGCAAGCAGCTGTTGACCGCCGGATACTGGTGGCCCACCTTCTTCCCCGGCTTGATGATCCTCATCACCACCCTGTCGCTGAACGTGCTCAGCGAGGGGCTGACCGACGCGCTTGCCGCACCGCGTGCACGGGTGAACGCCAAGGCCGCTCAGGCTACGGCGGAGGAGACCGAGCGCGCCAACGACAAGATCGTTGCTGCTCACACCCGGCAGAAGGACTCCTTAAACGAGCGTCTTTTAGCACTGCGTACCTCAGAGCTGGCTCGCAATGATCGTTTGGTGCTCAGCCCAGACCAAGCTGCACAGCCCCCACTGTTGGATGTGCGCAACCTGACCATTAAATTCCCTGCTGCGCACGGCGATGTGGCCATTGTCGATAATGTCTCCTTCTCAGTGCGCCCTGGTGAAACCATGGGGCTGGTGGGTGAGTCCGGCTGCGGTAAGTCCATTACTTCCATGGCAGTGATGGGTCTGTTGCCCGACACCGCTGAGATCACCGGCGAGATTTTGTTTGAAGGTAAAAATCTTGTGGGCATGGGGCATAAGGAACATAATGCGCTGCGCGGTCACGAAATCGCCATGATCTACCAGGATGCGCTCAGCTCCCTCAACCCTTCCATGCTGATCTCCTCCCAGATTGCTCAGCTAACCAAACGTGGCGGCACCCGTACCGCTGAAGAGCTGCTGGAACTGGTTGGCTTGGACCCGGTTCGCACCTTAAAGTCTTACCCGCACGAGCTGTCCGGTGGTCAGCGTCAGCGCGTGTTGATCGCCATGGCCTTGACCCGCGACCCGAAGCTGGTTATTGCCGACGAACCGACCACCGCTTTGGATGTGACCGTGCAAAAGCAGGTAATTGATCTGCTCCACGAGCTGCAGCAAAAGCTGGGATTCGCCATGGTCTTCGTCTCCCACGACCTCGCCCTGGTGGCCTCGGTGTCGCACCGCGTGACTGTGATGTACGCAGGCCAGATTGTGGAGCAGGCACCTACCCCTGAGCTGATGATCAACCCCACCCACGAATACACCCAAGGTTTGTTGGGCGCAGTTTTGTCGATCGAATCTGGAGCCGGCCACCTCCACCAAGTGCCAGGTACCGTTCCTTCACCACGCGAATTTGTCACCGGCGACCGCTTTGCACCACGTTCCTCGCACCCAACTATCGGTTTGGATACCCGACCGGTCATGGTCGAGGTGGGGC contains these protein-coding regions:
- a CDS encoding resuscitation-promoting factor, whose product is MGIHQKSRINSVNPARSIPARLAFGGVVATVAVGGVWVVQNTKDVTIDVNGETRQITTLAGSVDAALKQAGISVSAEDIVAPAPSQKITDDEYISVRTAKNVAVVVDGKKETIKTNATTVGELVEQMDGVDSAVKALSLSKPATAKLAENGESIQVTTPKIISLADAGKVAHFSIAANTVADVLSARGLELGEHDRVFPALDETISHNTKIQVDRVTVEEIAAVEDYQAEPIISEDPQLLQGLEKVEAEGVVGQRNVTRKLVKVNGLEESNEIIREEVITPSVPAKISRGTKVSTVPAVAGGSVWDTLAQCEAGGNWSINTGNGFYGGLQFTPSTWLGFGGGEFAPMAHMATREEQIAVAQRVQKVQGWGAWPACTAKMGLR
- a CDS encoding ABC transporter substrate-binding protein, with translation MTNTAEGMNRRGFLKMAGVFAAAAGISATVSACGSKDESAPAGGTAAKDSAGSGATEITAGISYELGTNGYDPMTTTSALTVAANWHTLEGLYEIKPTPDRTVYAALAAGEPTVDGTNVEVKLRDGAVFHNGEKVTAEDVVFSFERVLNPDNKSLYASFIPFIEKVEAKDETTVAFTLNHPFSLIKERLAVVKIVPKAAVEADAKAFDANPVGTGPWKMIDNGAATSTVIFDKFADYNGPVPAKAEKMIWKILPDAATRTNAIESKSVLAIDSVPYLSIDQVKGSANVESVQGFGLLFAMFNNGENSSMKELKNRQGILYSIDMDKVIKTGMSNQASPATCFVQENHEAYKKASTVYALDAAKAAEYFAETGLKEIKMLVTDHDWVRPCTAIIKESVEAAGVKVNFTEMKSSDLYTQIAEDNSWDVVIAPGDPSVFGADADLLLRWWYAGDTWTDGRMHWKGTDSYNKVQELLGKASEAEGKDQEALWHEIFDLISDEVPLYPLFHRKSPSAWNADALDGFEPISLTGLSFVDVGLK
- a CDS encoding TatD family hydrolase is translated as MSKKKPRPTPVPAAFIPNLTDAHTHLASCGARTAEEVAALMDRARTAGVRRVCTVGDGLAEAQLALEAATGHQDVFAACAIHPTRAHELDEDARAHLRAMACDPNCVAIGETGLDTYWIKHDPHNTAALDVQEEALRWHIDLACESGKALMIHNREADEDLLRVLGDAPRPVETILHCFSSPWAVADVALERGYVLSFAGNVTFKRNDELRAIAKAAPIEQIVIETDAPYMTPEPYRGARNESALIGHTAQVIADVRGVKVEDFAECVSRNFDRIYGLA
- the metG gene encoding methionine--tRNA ligase encodes the protein MNNVLVSVAWPYANGPRHIGHVAGFGVPSDVFARYQRMSGANVLMISGTDEHGTPLLVQADKEGISVKELADRYNRQIVEDLAGLGLSYDLFTRTTTRNHYAVVQELFKGLYENGYMIKETTFGAVSPSTGRTLPDRYIEGTCPLCGADGARGDQCDNCGNQLDPADLINPVSKINGETPKFIETEHFLLDLSALAEALGEWLKQREDWRPNVLKFSLNLLEDLRPRAMSRDIDWGIPIPVEGWEDNPSKKLYVWFDAVIGYLSASIEWAWRTGSPDAWKQWWTNPEAKSYYFMGKDNITFHSQIWPAELLGYQGKGAKGGDVHEFGELNLPTEVVSSEFLTMSGSKFSSSKGVVIYVKDFLAEFGADPLRYFIAVAGPENNDTDFTWDEFVRRVNNELANGWGNLVNRTVSMAHKNFGAVPTPGPLEPADEKILALAAEAFDIVGDALAHSRFKQGITHAMHVVGEANAYIAEMEPWKLAKDESATTRLATVLWTAMQVVSDINVLLTPYLPHIAQSVHETLGREGIWAATPTVVDVSDDMPVEPVGVGIPEPGSSYPIITGDYTAQQATWARVDVVPGTPLSKPKPLIAKLDPELAQTGPAWAPVTSQ
- a CDS encoding BCCT family transporter; this encodes MAAGVHEVPTATQELAQMLEGTAVIEEQVLKPDEEIVFEGEDEEATIDWKVSIPAFSIVAAVVAWGLLGADSFSSFAKTALTTVIEDFGWAFILGTTVFLVFAIVVAFSKFGHIKLGRNDEAPEFSTVSWIAMMFAAGMGIGLMFYGVSEPLSHYRSGVPGYEAQNVGKAMSSTLLHWTLHPWAIYGIFGLAIAYSTFRLGRRQLLSAAFTPLFGEYGAKGWPGRIIDILAIIATIFGTACSLGVGATQISAGLKAAGIIESPQMSTIIVIVSILTLAFLISAMSGVGKGIQYVSNANMILAAFIALFVFVLGPTVTILNFLPGSLGAYLSNFFEMIGRTAESADGSAGEWLGGWTIFYWAWWISWSPFVGMFLARISRGRTIREFLIGVMLVPSAVSVVWFAIFGGTAIHLEQAGQSIFGEGKPENQLFDLLHTLPGGQIVGIVAVLLLATFFITSADSAATVMGSMSQNGQTDANKYVSAAWGMLVALIGMTMLITGGDDVLSNLQNITIIAASPFLIVIFMLMFALIKDLRNDEIYLDYREQQRFATRLARERRLHLEHVKKERTKTKKRLGKKKDRVK
- the rsmI gene encoding 16S rRNA (cytidine(1402)-2'-O)-methyltransferase; translated protein: MNVDFLALPELPPLPTGIVLAATPLGNIADATPRLMQALAEADYIAAEDTRRTRNLAQALGVEIRGTIISNFDHNEASRVAQLIELARNATVVVVTDAGMPLVSDPGFPLVEAAHDAGVNITCFPGPSAVPVALALSGLAVGKFAFDGFAPRKKGARIAWLETLRTEARSVCFFESPHRIADTLADAVEVLGPDRRAAVARELTKTYEEIKRGTLAELADWAAGGLKGEISCVIEGVVRKEVTDVTELIAEAVQRVEAGERLKAVCAQLADEHKVSKKELYDGALAARDRV